One window of the Candidatus Poribacteria bacterium genome contains the following:
- a CDS encoding 4Fe-4S dicluster domain-containing protein gives MARIRIVSQAVFFALFAFFAFVTEFGHLRGYPVSLFLEADPLVGIATAITTHSLYRGLLWSLVLLIPTLLLGRIFCGWICPFGSIHHFTGWIASNLNIRRRLIANSYRPLYAFKYYLLAAMVVAALFGSLQIGLLDPIATVSRSLTVAILPALDTLTQSVYVRPYEFRLAWVVGFLFVFFVGMNLVIPRFFCRALCPLGATLGVLSRFSLWRIHRDIEKCNGCDLCRSFCEGASDPQAKLRKSECFVCMNCLDDCPEDALAFRFLPDRSGEVTNPDVARRRLLFAGVAGLLFFPFARRSGATTKDFDKQVIRPPGSVAESLFLERCIKCDQCLRVCPTNTLQPALFEAGVEGIWTPILNMRMGYCELNCTLCGQVCPTGAIQRISIPQKLGLGEFSERGRVRLGTAFYDRGRCLPWAMDTPCVVCEEVCPVSPKAIFTRPVTVTTRIGQALELHRPYVDPTRCIGCGICEHECPVRDERAVRVTAVGETRSTDRRLLLTS, from the coding sequence AGTTCGGTCACCTGCGAGGCTACCCCGTCTCCCTGTTCCTCGAAGCCGATCCCCTCGTAGGCATCGCTACGGCAATCACGACCCACAGCCTGTATCGTGGGCTCCTATGGTCGCTCGTGCTGCTCATACCGACGCTGCTGCTAGGCAGGATCTTCTGCGGGTGGATCTGCCCCTTCGGGTCCATCCATCACTTCACAGGCTGGATCGCCAGCAACCTGAACATAAGGCGTCGGTTGATCGCCAACTCGTATCGTCCCCTCTACGCGTTCAAGTACTACCTGCTGGCGGCGATGGTCGTCGCCGCGCTCTTCGGCAGCCTGCAGATCGGGCTTCTCGACCCGATTGCCACGGTGTCGCGGTCCTTGACGGTCGCGATCCTGCCTGCGCTCGACACCCTCACCCAGTCGGTCTACGTGCGCCCCTACGAGTTCCGACTGGCGTGGGTCGTCGGGTTCCTGTTCGTCTTCTTCGTGGGCATGAATCTGGTGATCCCGCGCTTCTTCTGCCGAGCGCTCTGCCCCCTAGGGGCGACGCTCGGTGTGCTGTCGCGATTCTCGCTCTGGCGGATCCATCGCGACATCGAGAAGTGCAACGGCTGCGATCTCTGCCGAAGCTTCTGCGAGGGGGCGAGCGATCCCCAGGCGAAGCTCCGCAAGTCCGAGTGCTTCGTCTGCATGAACTGCCTCGACGACTGCCCGGAAGATGCCCTCGCGTTCCGGTTCCTCCCGGACCGATCCGGCGAGGTGACGAACCCCGACGTTGCGCGTCGGCGCTTGCTGTTCGCCGGCGTCGCGGGTCTGCTGTTCTTCCCGTTCGCTCGCCGGAGCGGCGCGACCACCAAGGACTTCGACAAGCAAGTCATTCGCCCGCCAGGATCGGTGGCGGAATCGCTATTCCTGGAACGCTGCATCAAGTGCGACCAATGCCTGCGAGTGTGCCCTACGAACACGCTCCAGCCCGCGCTCTTCGAAGCCGGAGTCGAAGGCATCTGGACCCCGATCCTCAACATGCGTATGGGCTACTGCGAGCTCAACTGCACGCTCTGCGGGCAAGTCTGTCCGACCGGCGCGATCCAACGCATCTCGATCCCGCAGAAGCTCGGGCTCGGCGAGTTCAGCGAGCGAGGACGCGTCCGCCTCGGAACCGCGTTCTACGACAGAGGTCGTTGCCTCCCGTGGGCGATGGACACGCCCTGCGTCGTCTGCGAAGAGGTGTGTCCGGTGTCGCCCAAAGCCATCTTCACGCGACCTGTCACGGTGACGACGCGCATCGGACAGGCGCTGGAGCTCCATCGTCCCTACGTGGATCCCACCCGGTGCATCGGGTGCGGCATCTGCGAGCACGAGTGCCCGGTGCGCGACGAGCGCGCCGTCCGCGTGACCGCCGTCGGCGAAACGCGTTCGACCGACCGTCGCCTGCTTCTCACCAGCTAG